TTTCGAAAGTTTCATATTAAATTGATTGGCGTACTTTAATAATTCATCACGAGTAATTGTCTTTAACTTATAGTTAATAATGTTTTCAAAAATTTTCACCTTTATCATCACTCCTTCATACTAACCTATGAGGAAAAGGTGATAACCGTGCCTAAAAATCGATGCAATGTAAAAATAAAAGTACTTCCAAGATAAAATGGTTTACAAGGCTGATACGGTATTGTATACTACAACAAGTTAAATCGGAATGATTCTGATATAGGGTGATAAAAATGAATCAACAAGAAACCATTGTACAATTAGAACATGTTTCCTATCGCTATGAAAAAGAAAATGTCCTTGAGGACATTAATTTGTCAATCCATAAAGGGGATTTCCTAGGTATTGTTGGTCCGAATGGATCCGGTAAATCAACGCTTTTAAAGCAGATTTTAGGTTTACTAAAGCCTCAGTTTGGATCAATTCAACTCTTTGGGCAGGATATCGCCCGATTTAAAGATTGGCAAAAAATAGGATATGTTTCACAAAAGGCTAATTCTTTTAACACAGGATTTCCAGCAACTATATTTGAGGTCGTAGCCAGCGGTCTCACAAAAAAACTTGGTTTATTTCGTAAATTAACGAAAGCGGATCGTCTACATGTCGAGAAAGCCATCCAACTAGTTGGAATGGAAGCCTACTTACACCAAAATATTGGGGAATTATCTGGTGGACAGCAACAGCGAGTCTTTATCGCAAGAGCGTTAGTCAGTGAACCTGAGTTATTGATACTCGATGAACCGACAGTAGGCGTCGATGCAAAAAACGTTGCTTCCTTTTATGAGTTACTTCATGAATTAAATAAAAATCACGGTATCACGTTGTTGTTGGTAACACATGATATTGGAACCATTTCAGATAAGGTAACCCATGTTGCCTGCTTGAATAATCATCTTCACTTTCATGGAGAAACACATGAATTTGAGGAGCTTAAGTTAGGTGAGATGACGGAATTTTATGGTCATGATATTCAGGTCTTAACGCATAATCACTTGCATGCTGGGGGAACGAATAGATGATATCAGGGATACTACAATATGAATTTCTCCAAAATGCTTTTCTTACAGGGATTATTATCGGTATAATTGCACCGCTACTCGGAGTTTTTATCGTCGTAAGACGTCTGTCCCTTATTGCTGATGCTTTAAGTCATGTTACATTAGCTGGGATTGCAGCGAGTCTTTTATTGCAAAAGCAGTTCGCAATGTTTGTAAACTTAAATCCATTATATTTGGGGATTGTTTTTTCAGTTACCGGCTCCATTTTCATCGAAAAATTGCGAAGTGTTTATAAACACTATCAGGAACTAGCGATTCCGATTATTTTGTCCAGGAGGAATCGGTCTTGGAGTCATTTTTATTTCATTAGCGGATGGGTTTAATACAGACTTATACAGTTATTTGTTTGGGAGTGTCAGTGCTGTTAGTCGCACGGACCTATGGACGATTCTGTTTATCAGTATCTGTGTGGTTGCTGTTGTGTATTTTCTTTACAAAGAATTATTTTTACTTTCGTTTGATGAAGAATACGCAAAAGCATCAGGAATCGCAGCAAAGAGTGTCCACTTCATTTTTATCGTGATGGTGGCGTTAGTGATTGCTGCATCAATGAGAATCGTTGGAATTCTGCTTGTATCCTCATTGATGACCTTACCAGGTTGCGGCCAGTATTCGAATTGCAAAAGGATTCAAGCAAACGATTATTTTTTCGGTACTATTCGGCGAGACATCAGTGCTCGGTGGACTGATTAGCTCTTATTATTTAGATTTAGCGCCAGGTGGAACGATTGTTGTGATCGCTGTTGTGATTTTAATTTTAACGATTATGATAAAAAAATTAACCAATTTGCGACCTGTATAATTTGGGGTGAAAAAGATGAATGTTACAGATGCTCTAGATATATTAAAGAATCAAGGGTTTAAGCATACAGGTAAAAGACAAGAAATGCTGCA
The DNA window shown above is from Bacillus sp. T3 and carries:
- a CDS encoding metal ABC transporter ATP-binding protein: MNQQETIVQLEHVSYRYEKENVLEDINLSIHKGDFLGIVGPNGSGKSTLLKQILGLLKPQFGSIQLFGQDIARFKDWQKIGYVSQKANSFNTGFPATIFEVVASGLTKKLGLFRKLTKADRLHVEKAIQLVGMEAYLHQNIGELSGGQQQRVFIARALVSEPELLILDEPTVGVDAKNVASFYELLHELNKNHGITLLLVTHDIGTISDKVTHVACLNNHLHFHGETHEFEELKLGEMTEFYGHDIQVLTHNHLHAGGTNR